From the genome of Natrinema marinum:
CAGGGATTCCACAGCGTCCTCGAGGACGCTGGCGTCGACGCGGTCAGCTACATCGGCGGCAACCTCGCCGTCGGACAAGACGACTTCGAGCAGACCCGGAAGACGTTCCGGGAGCTCGGGTTCGACCGCGTGTTCGACTCCGAGACGGATCCCGAGGACGCGATTGCCACACTCCGCGAAGACCTCCAGCTCAAGCCACCGGAGTCCGAGCGGGCAACTATCAGTTCTTAGATGTCTAGATGATACGAGACGAACGCATTCCATCCGACGAGCTACAGCGTATCGACGAGGAGATCCGGTCGAACTGGCCAACGGGGGCAGACGTCGACTTCGAGGAAGCCATCGAGTACCACGAATCGCTACCGGACCACAAGCAGTTCGCCGACGTCCTCGAGTCGGCCGACAAACCGCTGCTCCAGCCGCGGGCCGGCGTCCCTCGACTCGACGACCAGATCGAACTTCTCCAGTACCTCCATCGGGAAGGGCAGGCGGACCTGCTTCCGACGACGATCGACTCGTACACGCGTGACAACGAGTACGAGAAGGCCCAGCAGGGTCTGGAGAAGGCCCGCGAGACGGGCGACGACACGTTGAACGGCTTCCCCGCCGTCAACCACGGCGTCGACGGCTGCCGGAAGCTGATCGACGCGGTCGACGCGCCGATCGAGGTTCGCCACGGGACGCCGGACGCCCGGTTGCTCGCGGCGATCACCTTCGCCGGCGGCTTCCAGAGCTTCGAGGGCGGGCCGATCTCCTACAACATCCCGTACACGAAGCGCCACGGCTTAGAGGAGACCATCGAGCGATGGCAGTTCGTCGACCGGCTGGCCGGCGCGTACACGGAACGCGGCATCCGGATCAACCGCGAGCCGTTCGGTCCCCTCACGGGGACGCTCGTCCCACCGTCGATCGCCATCGCGATCATGCTGGTCGAGGGCAAGCTCGCCGCCACGCAGGGCGTGCGCTCGATCACGCTCGGCTACGGGCAGGTCGGTAACGTCGTCCAGGACGTGGCCGCCCTGAACGCCCTCAAAAAGCTGGGCAACGAGTACCTCCCCGACGAGGTCGTCGTCACCACCGTCTTCCACGAGTGGATGGGCGGCTTCCCGCCGGACGAGGCCCGCGCCAACGGCGTCATCAGCCTCGGCGGCATGACCGCCGCCATCGCGAAGCCGGACAAGGTCATCACCAAGTCGCCCCAGGAGTTCCAGGGGGTTCCGACCAAGGAAGCCAACGCCTCGGGCCTGCGCACCACGCGGCAGGTCATCGACATGGCGATCGAGCAGAAGATCGACATCGACGGCATCGAGGAGGAACAGGACTTAATCGAGCGCGAGACCCGGTGTCTAATGGACACCATCTTCGACCACGGCGACGGCGACGTCGTTCAGGGGACGCTCAAGGCGTTCGACTCCGGGGCGCTCGACGTGCCCTTTGCGCCCAGCGACAGTGCGCGGGGAGCCGTCCTCCCGGCCCGCGACGACGACGGTCGCGTCCGCATCTTCGAGTGGGCCGACCTCGAGATGGACGACGACATCAAGGAGATTCACAAGGCTCGACTCTCGCAGCGCGCCGACACCGAAGGCCGCGACCAGTCGTTCCGAATGGTCGCGGACGACGTCGACGCTATCAGCGATGGAAAGCTCATCGGCCGACCGCAGGGTGACGTCTAATATGGAAATCACAGGAGTGTACGCGACGCCCGGCTACTCCGGGTTCTTCTTCGACGACCAGCGCGCAATCAAGCAAGGAGCAACGCAGGACGGCTTCACCTACGAGGGCGAGCCCGTCACCGACGGCTTCGACGAGATTCGACAGGCCGGCGAAACGATCATCGTCGATATCGAACTCGCCGACGGCACCGTGGTGCGGGGCGACTGCGCCGCGGTCCAGTACTCCGGTGCCGGCGGCCGCGACCCGCTCTTTCAGGCTGAGGAGTACGCCCCAGTCATCGAGGGTCCCGTCGCCGACGAACTCGAGGGACGGGACGCCACCGACTTCCTCGACAACGCCGAGTTGCTCGAGGAGCTGGAAGTCGAGGGCGACCGGCTCCACACGGCGATCCGCTACGGCGTCTCCCAGGCGCTGCTCGCCGCGGCCGCCGAGGCCGAGAACACGACGCAGACGGACATCGTCGCCGACGCGCTCGGCACCGAGCCCGCGACGGAGCCGGTGCCGGTCTTCGGACAGTCCGGCGACGACCGCTACAACAACACCGAGAAGATGTTCGTCAAGGGCGTCCCCGTCCTCCCCCACGCGCTGATCAACAGCGTCGAGAAGATCGGCGAGGACGGCGAGGTCCTGCTCGAGTACGTCGAGTGGTTAGTCGAGCGTTCGCAGGAACTGGGTCCCGAGGGGTACGAGCCCCGCTTCCACATCGACGTTTACGGGATGATCGGCGAGATCTTCGGCGCGCCCTACGACCGCGAGGAGGTCGTCGACTACTTCGCCGCGCTCGAGGAGGCCGCCGCACCGTTCCCGATCCAGATCGAGGGGCCGATGGACGTGGGCAACCGCGCCGACCAGATCGACGCGATGGTCGAACTCCGCGAGGGGCTGGCCGACGCCGGCGTCGGCGTCGACATCGTGGCCGACGAGTGGTGTAACACCTTCGAGGACGTGCAGGCGTTCGTCGACGCCGGGGCCGCGGACCTCGTGCAGGTCAAGACGCCCGACCTCGGCGGGATCCACCGCAGCGGACAGGCGGTCCGCTACTGCGAGGGGACCGAGACCCGCGCCTACCTTGGCGGCACCTGCAACGAGACGGAAACCTCCGCGCGTGCCTGCGCCCACGTCGCGCTCGCGACGGACGCCGCGCAGGTGCTCGCAAAGCCCGGGATGGGCTTCGACGAGGGCTACATGATCGTCGAAAACGAGATGCGACGAACGATCGCCCGACGAGAACGAGAACAGTTAACGGCCGATACCGACGAGGTGACAGCAGATGACTGACTGGACCGATCCCGACACGTTCGCACAGGCGCTCGAGCAGGTCGAGACCAAAGAGAAGGGGAACTGCTTCGAGGACTTCGAAGAAGGGGACGTGATCGAACACGACCCCGGCCTCACGCTCACGCAGTTCGGTAACGAGGGCTGGATGAGCCAGACGCTCAACCACGACCCCGCCTACTGGCGAGCCGACGCCGCCGAGGAACGCGGCTTCGACGAGCCGCCGGTCCACCCTGATTATCTGACCGCCGCGACGCTCGGTATCACCGTCGAGGACCTCAGTGAGAAGGGCGGCTACTTCCTCGGTCGCACCGACGTGCGATTCCCCACTTCGCCGGTCTACACCGGCACCGAACTCCACGTCGAGAGCGAGGTCGTCAACTGCGCCACCTCGAGTTCCCGACCCGAGTACGGCATCGTTTCCTGGCGCACCCGCGGCAAAGACGCCGAGACCGGCGACGTGCTCTGTTCGTACGAGCGCACGAACATGATTCCCCGCCGCGAGCCCGTCGCGACCGACGGGAGCGGCGCCGCGGCGGCCGAAGACGACGAGGACGGCCCCGAACTCCCCGAGGAGTTCGTCGCTCCTGAGGGAGGGTATTTCGAGGACTTCGTCGAGGCTCTCGAAGCGGCCGACGACGAGAACGCCGCCGTCGCCTACCGCCACGAGCGCGGCCGTACGCAAGACGACGTGACCGTCGCCTCGCTGCCGCTCGCGACGCTGAACACGGCCAAACAGCACCACAACGTCGACGTGATGAGCGACTCCCCGTCGGGAAGTATCGTCACCTACGGCGACGTGACCCGGTCGACGGCGCTCGGCCACGCCCGCTCGGACGAGGAGACC
Proteins encoded in this window:
- the glmS gene encoding methylaspartate mutase subunit S, with amino-acid sequence MVLDTMSQTVVLGVIGSDAHVVGITILEQAFSAAGFDVVNLGVQTSQEEFAEAAVAHDAEAVLVSSLYGHAEQDCQGFHSVLEDAGVDAVSYIGGNLAVGQDDFEQTRKTFRELGFDRVFDSETDPEDAIATLREDLQLKPPESERATISS
- a CDS encoding methylaspartate mutase subunit E yields the protein MIRDERIPSDELQRIDEEIRSNWPTGADVDFEEAIEYHESLPDHKQFADVLESADKPLLQPRAGVPRLDDQIELLQYLHREGQADLLPTTIDSYTRDNEYEKAQQGLEKARETGDDTLNGFPAVNHGVDGCRKLIDAVDAPIEVRHGTPDARLLAAITFAGGFQSFEGGPISYNIPYTKRHGLEETIERWQFVDRLAGAYTERGIRINREPFGPLTGTLVPPSIAIAIMLVEGKLAATQGVRSITLGYGQVGNVVQDVAALNALKKLGNEYLPDEVVVTTVFHEWMGGFPPDEARANGVISLGGMTAAIAKPDKVITKSPQEFQGVPTKEANASGLRTTRQVIDMAIEQKIDIDGIEEEQDLIERETRCLMDTIFDHGDGDVVQGTLKAFDSGALDVPFAPSDSARGAVLPARDDDGRVRIFEWADLEMDDDIKEIHKARLSQRADTEGRDQSFRMVADDVDAISDGKLIGRPQGDV
- a CDS encoding methylaspartate ammonia-lyase, which encodes MEITGVYATPGYSGFFFDDQRAIKQGATQDGFTYEGEPVTDGFDEIRQAGETIIVDIELADGTVVRGDCAAVQYSGAGGRDPLFQAEEYAPVIEGPVADELEGRDATDFLDNAELLEELEVEGDRLHTAIRYGVSQALLAAAAEAENTTQTDIVADALGTEPATEPVPVFGQSGDDRYNNTEKMFVKGVPVLPHALINSVEKIGEDGEVLLEYVEWLVERSQELGPEGYEPRFHIDVYGMIGEIFGAPYDREEVVDYFAALEEAAAPFPIQIEGPMDVGNRADQIDAMVELREGLADAGVGVDIVADEWCNTFEDVQAFVDAGAADLVQVKTPDLGGIHRSGQAVRYCEGTETRAYLGGTCNETETSARACAHVALATDAAQVLAKPGMGFDEGYMIVENEMRRTIARREREQLTADTDEVTADD
- the mch gene encoding 2-methylfumaryl-CoA hydratase, with the translated sequence MTDWTDPDTFAQALEQVETKEKGNCFEDFEEGDVIEHDPGLTLTQFGNEGWMSQTLNHDPAYWRADAAEERGFDEPPVHPDYLTAATLGITVEDLSEKGGYFLGRTDVRFPTSPVYTGTELHVESEVVNCATSSSRPEYGIVSWRTRGKDAETGDVLCSYERTNMIPRREPVATDGSGAAAAEDDEDGPELPEEFVAPEGGYFEDFVEALEAADDENAAVAYRHERGRTQDDVTVASLPLATLNTAKQHHNVDVMSDSPSGSIVTYGDVTRSTALGHARSDEETWREVGFDDESFHTFVAVGDTVYAFTRVIEADDDASSDEAGTVTFEHIAFNQDDEPVYSGTRTAEIRKRSN